tccatctgatgattcactccccaggaggccacaatagctggagctgagccaatctgaagccaggagtccggagcctcttctgggtctcccatgtgtgtgcagggccccaaggccttgggctgtcctcgactgctctcccaggccacaggcagggagctggatgggaagcaggactgctggaactagaactggcacctatatgggattctggcatgtgtgaggcgaggactttagccgctaggttgcCACATTGggcccaaaactttttttttaatttaactgaaagatagagagagagaccttccacttgctgattccctccccaaatggttatagttggaccaggtcaaagataggagcctggaactccatcagggtctcccacatgagagtaGGAGCTCGAGCACTTAGATCATCTTTCATTAACTTCCCAGGTACATTTACAAATTGTTGGATctgaaggaagcagccaggattcaacccagtgctgatatgggatgctggcatcacaggccacAGGTTAATCCACTAGGCCACACATCAGACCTGTGCTTCACTATTTTAAAGAGGTTGTTACATCAGCCTGGAACAGCTAGCCAATTCCACATTTAAAGGGTTTTAGTCTGTGTAAGATCTCTGGCACTGGAGCCAAAATCTGTCTATGAAACTTCAGGTTGTTGCAGCTCTACTCTTTACATTTGCAGAATTCTTCAATATTCAATTGGTTAGACAAACACAATTAAAGAACTATAAGATAATATAACTCCATAAATTAGTGAGTACATAATGAATCATTCTGGAGTCCAGGGAAAGAAGGTATTTGTTTCTAGGACTCGCATACCAGGCCTTACAAAGATTTTTGCTTCTACTTCCTTTCTAAATACCTGCCTTCTGTATGCTGTGCTCATGGCTAGGCATCGAGGTAACTTAGAAATAGGAGACATGCTATCTGCGCTTAAGGAAGTcaaggctcagccaggctgaggGGAAATGACAAAAGATAGATCTACTGGAGAATCATCAGTGGCACCAACAGCCTTTAGAAGATGGCCCTTGTGCTTGGTGTTGGAAGCACCTCGTGCCTGACCACTGCTGACCtctcttgttttgtttcttgccatttgGCAGTGACAGTTTCCAGTCCCTCACTTTCTCTGGAGTTGAAGTAAACTACTGGCTGTTGTAGAAGGTGTGGTGCTGGGCCACATCCCTCTGCCTTCGTAAACAGCCCAGAAGCATTTCCCGCAGCTTGTTCAAAAAGAGACCGCCTACCCAGTGCCTCAAGTCCCAATGCAAGCACCCTCTCTGAGATACCTTCCCACACCCCTTGCACGGATGGAGATAACAGGCTTTCCTTTGTGTTTAAACTGCATCTTGTTGTATGATCATGCAGTAGTGTGACTTCTGCCCGCTTATGTCTACCCTATTCGCTGCTAAGCTCCTTCTTTGAGGGGAGGGAATTCCATTTTGTATTCAAGGTGATCTCAGTGAGTAAGTGATCAAATGATTAATGTGCTAAGACAGGTTTGGGCCAGCAAGCTTAGGGATAGATTTGAAGATGAGGTGATACCAAAAAAGTGGCTCTGAAATGTGAGAAGGAtttcataagcagggaactcCCAGGAGGAAGGGGAAAGGCTTGGGGCAGGGGTCTGATCTATGCAGAGAAGGGCTGGAAGGGCATGGGATCCATTATTTATTGAACATCTATGGGTTTACAACTGGACTGGGAACTCCACACTCTCCCATTTGGTCCTGACAAATACTTTATTAATCTCATCTTTCAGCTGAGCGGTTACATGacctaaggtcacacagctgtaAGTAAAAGAGAAGGGATCTCACCTGGAGTTTGAATTCAAAGTCCAAGTTCACCTCTGCACCAGACTAAAAGAAAGGCCTTCTTTAGTCTCTTAACTTTGTCTCATACAATCATCTGTTAAGCTCTTTGCTACAAAGACTTTAGAGgtttttcttgtctgttcatTGACTGCTACTACCATCCAAAAGCCACTGGAGGGGTTGTAATTCTGGGCtcttccaggactcaaactcctGGAGTACCAAAGCAGACTCCTGATGCTGGATTCTCTCCCATCTCCCTTTGAAGGGCAGGTCCTCAGTGATGGAAAAGTCTTCATTCATTTGTGCAACTACATCGAGCCCTGGGAGGATCTGTCCTTGGTGCAGAGGGAAAGTCTGAATCATCACTACCACCTGAACTGTATCTGCCAAGTAAGGGGTATTCACTTCTAGGATCTTCTGGGAGTGGGGCAAGGGTCTTGAGTGTCGCAGCTTACCCTTTATATCTTCCTCCATTCATGCATACATGTAGTCATTTATGGTACAGTAACCGAGATCTGCCATGGACCAGGTGCTATATGAAATTGCAGCACAATCCATGGTCCCTTATCTCAAAATATGGACATTCTGGCTGGGAAATACAGCAGACTGACATGACAATACCAGCTACAGCCAACATTTAAAGACAGCCTACGCTGCCACACTCTATAATAGGCAAttcattttaaatgcttatttactCTTCACAACAGATGCATGAGGAATTTGGATGTTCAGTTTAAGGTGAAGAAATGAAAGGGAAGTAAAACAACTCGTTCAAACTTAGTGgcagggtgaggactttcagGGTTACAGAGATGCCGTGAGAAGCAATACCATTGATTGCAGGGTAAGGCAAATTCTGAGGGAAGTCTGGGGACTTCATAAGACATTGGTATTTAGGATGGGCTGTCAGGATATGTAGGAGTCTGAGggcaggaaggagaaaaggacaCCCTACTCACTCTGATGTTGTGTGGCCATGACTGCAGATTACCACCTGCTACACAGTGCCCTGCGTCATCTCGGCCCCCAACGAGTGCCTCTGGACAGACTGGCTGTTGGAACGGAAGCTTTACGGTTACCAAGCCCAGCACTATGTCTGCATGAAGCATGTCGATGGCACCTGCAGCTGGTACCAGGGCCACCTGTCACTCAGGAAGGAGTTTGTAGATATCCTCCAGCCCTAGGGGAAACCAAGGACTACAACATCTCTTGAGTCCTGAAGATCAAGTCTGTTCTCCTTTCCTGCAGATATATGGCCATCACCTCAGTCCCCACGGGTGGCAAGTAACAGAAAATGCCAACTAGACGGCCTGGTCATGGCATCATGGCAAGGGTGGGGAATGTTCCATAGGCCACAACCTGTTGAAGGCTTGAAAGGTAGCACTGtttcctgccctgctcccagcccttctTGCCTGACTCACACCCAGAACAGTCTGGCCTGTAGCTACTGCTAAAAGTTTTTGTTGTTCCCTAAACCCAGGactatttccttttctctcaagGAAATTATGACCTCCCTTGCTTTAACTAACTGAATAGGAGGAAAACAGTGAATATTATACACATGAGATAGAGTAGCCTTGTAGTGTACAATGCCAGAAAGTGAGCTGACCTGTATCATAAACAGGCAGATGATTGGCAGGACGGAAAAGAACAACATACTATGGCTGTGTATCCTCACACCTCAGTACTCTGTTGGAGGTGTGACCTGGCCCTATATCATTCGGTACCCTCCCTCTCCGTGCTGAAATTCTCCATTATGCCATTCTTAGGAGAGGGTGCAGTCCATTCACCATACCTTTTTGGACAAGAACAGACTTATTATCTAAGAACAGGTTTGTCTCTTTATGTTAACTATCTCTAATGCCCTCTATCAGTATGTATAAGACTCTTCAGGgtgtttaagaaaatgttttttatatGAGAGAAAGACTTCTCAAATTCTTGGGAGCAGGTATCCCAATCCAGATCTCACACAAGAATGTCAGAGACTAAAACACTTGAGCTTTCGccagttgcctcccagggtgtacgtCGGGAAGCTGtaaccagagcagagctgggactgacaGCTGGGCGTTCTGACAGAGGCTATGAGTGTCCCGAGCTTCAAGCCtgcctgtcttctggcttttttAGATGACTGATGAATTCATTCCTACATTAGAACTTttttaaagccaaaaaaaaaagtttttctgtaGAGTTAAAATCCCTCCTTCATCTACTTCTGACATTTCAGAGGTGGCTGGTCCCCTTTAGAGGACAAACTTTgggagagagggcaagagagaaatAACATAAGCACCACGACAGGGGGAAAGAATGATGGAATACAGCTGCAATCATTGCCCTTTTTCCAGTGCTCAGCCTTGCTGTGTGTGACGGCGGAAGCAGTCAGCTTGATTCCCTGCCTCCAGCTCAGCACCTCACCTCTGAAATTCACCCCCTGCACCTCCCCAGTCCAGGCCTCTTAGGGATCCTCAGCCTCAGCCCGTCTTCCTTGGACAGGGTTTAAATTATACAGCCTCTTTCTGGGGAAGCTCTGGCAAAGTCAACGGAGATGGCTCTTCTTAGGGTCTAGGGCTGTTTTTGATCTCAGTGTGGTCTGCTGGTGGGTGAACAGAGCCACAGACAATGTACCACAAGAAAACTCTCCACAACTGCCGCAGAAGGAGATCCCTTGcggggcagggagtgggagaaggatTTTACACGGCTCCTGCCTCAGAACTTGGATTTCCTTGGTAGAGGGCGTCCACTGGCCAGGTAAGCAGGATCACCAAAATGATCAGAGCAGCCTAGGCCAGAGAGGAAGCCCGGAGTTCCGAGCCCCAGGTCACCCTTAAAGAGAAACATTAACAATACCCTCTTACCAACCAACTACCctatttctctgcttcttctGACCCCCTAGGTTGACCCCAGAGAATACACAATGTTAAAACCAGCCTTcgtgggcccagcgcgatagcctagtggctaaatccttgcgcTGCATcggccaggatcccatttgtgtcccggatgctccactttccatccatctctctgtttgtggctttggaaaagagtgggggatggcccaaagctttggaaccctgtacccgcttgggaattctggaagaagttcctggctcttagcttccaattggttcagctctggccacttggggagtggaccagcagacagaagatctttctctctgtaaatctgactttccaattaaaaaaaagaaccacaaatctttaaaaaaaaaaaaacacctagcCTTCTCATAATCTTGAAGAAGTCTGAGCAATAATAGCACCTGATACTTGAGAAGGCAATTACACAGCTCATCTCACATTCAGTACATACCATATCAGATACCCTGCTCGGGGACAATCATCCCCAGTTGATGATCCTATTGGAAAACTGACGCACAATGACAGAATGTAAATTGTCTTATGATACCAGTACTTGTTCTGCAACTAAGGCTAGAACTCAAGGTTTGAGATCTGATTGTTGGTCCAGAGAGCTGTTACTTTGATTAAAATGCCTTGTTCCTGCTCTTTCTATTTTGTCTCCAGAATTTGAAGGCAAGAAAGGGGCTGTCAGCCAAGACCCAGCCATGTTAGTCCCACAAGCAGCTCCACCGCTGGATTCCCACAGTTTGTGGGGTTCAGATACTGAGGCGGTCTTCTCGGCACTGTGTTGCTGAGCTCAGAGTGGGAACAGCAGAGCTGGAAGCCTCACTCGGTCACTTACCATCTCTTTGTGGTTGGGGTAATATGTCTGCTCAATCAGTGGGAATTTTTCTCCTCCCAGTGTCTTGTAGATGGCCACCAGTTGGGCAAACTAAACAAGAGAAGCAAATGTTTCAGTTTATTTAAGACATCTTCTGTAAAAGATAAAGTATCATTCCACCAAATATTTCCTAAGCAGTTTCTTGGTAAGGAGTTTAGTGCTAAATGCTTTGAGGGTATAAAAGAAGTGCACTTATTATTCCTGTTATCAATGAACATGCTTTAGTGAGCTAACATGTACAGAGTATCTACTTGATTTTAACAAGGATTGACATGCCACTTTATCATCTTCATTTTGTGCATGAGGCTCCAAAAGAGTAGACAATTTTCTGAAATCACAGAGCTGAAAAGGGTTGAAACTAGGATTGAAACTTGCacctttagggcccggcggcgtagcctagcggctaaagtcctcgccttgaaagctccaggatcccatatgggcgccggttctaatcccggcagctccacttcccatccagctccctgctgtggcctgggaaagcagtcgaggacggcccaaagctttgggaccctgcacccgcatgggagacccggaagaggttcctggttcccggcatcggatcggcgcgcaccggcctgttgcggctcacttggggagtgaattatcggacggaagatcttcctctctgtctctcatcctctctctgtatatctgaatttgtaataaaaataaatctttaaaaaaaaaaagaaacttgcatCTTTAAACAGGTGCATCTCTGGGCAGTGGCACAAGTTGAAGCTGGAGAAGCAACATGGTCCAATTCTTGAGGTTCAAATGCCAGGCCAAGGAAGCATTTTTCCCAGTGAGCAGGGTGGATTAGTTTGAGCAGGGGGTGTCATTAACCAACCTGTTCCCCAGGAGGATTTGAATGGTCATGGCAAGTGGGATGTACAGATCTGGCATTCCTAGCACTGAACTTCCTAGTCCCTTTACCTATCAGAAACTGGGAGAGCTCCACAAGGAAGAGGTGATGGACACACACCTGATGGACACACACCTACAGATCAGGGTTGAAAGGCTCTGGGCACATATTCAGGACCCCTCCACTCTGCTTTATAAACAAAGAAGTAGAGGCCCAAAGAGATTGCTTGTCCAAGGTAACACAGTGGTTGAGCCAGATTGATAGCCAATACACATCCCTGAGCACCCGTCCCTCATCACTGGCCACAGGAAAAAATGAGACCCTTTTCTCTAGTGCTACTGGATTAGTTCACACTGCACTCTACTGATATTTGGAACGGCTACAATGGAAACTTATCAGATTAAGCTTGCTTTCTATTTATCTGAGAAAGGAAAGCTAGAACATTCTTCCAAACTTCAGGTCCTATGCTCTGTAAGGGATACTGGCACATGAGCCAGTGAAGGGAGAAGGAGTTGGGCAGAAGACGCTCTGAATTGAGATGTTGGAGTTTTCTAGTGCTTGCTCTGTTTCGTTAAGTTACTGGTTGTCCTTGAGCAAATGAGTTGTATCCTCTGAGCTCCATTTGATCAGTCCCACAAACTTTGTACTCGCTTATTAGATTTCTTTCCAAACTCTGTTATAAAACTGAGATCATATGTTGTGGTccttttgattttcttatttttgaatgTTGGGCCACTGCTTTTATGGACATACAACTGATGATACTAGGGCTCTAAGGCCTCTTCCAGGATACAAAGTCAGGTTCATGGACTCTAAGCCCCTAAGACTTCATTGTTGAAAGAGTTGAGAGACTATTCAGAGAGGCCTCTCAGTTTCCAAGCCTGGATTGGGGGCCACCCTGGGAGAACACCTGGGTTTCTTCTCCCCTTGCCCAGGGCATGCTCCGTTGTATCCAGTTGTCCCCATCATTTTTTGGTTCTTCAGTTTGCTCTGATTATGAAGAGTGACTGCTCAGGACTTTGTCTTCTCTGATCCTCCTCACCATCTCCTCTGACCTTTGCCTCCTGTCTTCCAACGTGGGTCTGGATTCCTGTTCTGCTTGGACACCTGCCTGAGTTCCCAGGGCTCTCCAGCATCCCTGGGGATCTGATGCCAGCTCTGCCCAAGGACCTCTGTCCTGCTGCAGCCTACACTCTGGCATGACACCAAGGCAGGTGGGAGAGTTACACAGATATCACATGCATGCCAGGAAGGCCTGCGGCAGACTCCCAGGGCCCTGTGACAGCCAAGACGAAGATGGCAGCCAGTTCCCAGGCTCTATTTGGGTCTCAGGGAGTTTATCCTACTCCCCTCCACCCCATCTCCAGCAGCCCCTGTTTTCTCAAGGTACTGGGCTTGGTTTCTAACCCTGCCTCTCTGGAAACTTAGATTAAGTCACAGACACACAGTCACCAATTAAACAAATGTACTATCTGATAAGGGCTATTTCCTTTATGCACAGACAAAAGAATGAATTTGGGAGCTGGGGGTGCTGCTGGCAAAGAGTAGCAAGACATGTTCATTATAACCACTTATCCAGCAAATCTGGCAAGGACTTCTTGGAGGAAATGGGCCTTAAGGTTAGTTAGAGTAACATGTTACCCTCTTTCTCCTGgaaattaaaaagatttaatttaatttaatttaattctgGTGCATCTGTCTCTAAAATATCCAGAAAGACACAAGGATTACAGATCCATCCATAGCAGTAAAGGGGGTGGGATGAGTGGTTTTCTCAGTCCTGCTTCTGAAGCCCCAGGGGCCAGCCCTGACCAGTTTCAGAGACAGTAGACTTTCTCAGAGGCAGCGATATGAGACTGAACCTTTTCCAACCCCACAGAGGGTTCTGCTCACACCAAGGCCAGCTAtcatgaagaatttttaaaaaatgagtcacATTCATCATCTCAGAGGGACCCTCTACTCACCAGCACCAAATAGACCTACTCTCCTCTTcccaaaaagcagagaaaaaaaaaccataagaTGTCATTTGAATGGCAGCTGATTAGTGAAAGTGAAGGGAGAACTTGGTGTCTGTCCAGGAGCCTGCTGCTCTCATGCAATGCCAACGGCAATGTGCTGGTCCTGTGAATGGGTGAGAGTGTGACCCCTCACCAGATCCCAGGTCCCATGAGGGGCAAGGCCCTAGGCACAGGCTctgctg
This Ochotona princeps isolate mOchPri1 chromosome 21, mOchPri1.hap1, whole genome shotgun sequence DNA region includes the following protein-coding sequences:
- the TIMP4 gene encoding metalloproteinase inhibitor 4 isoform X3, giving the protein MFKGFEKVKDVQYIYTPFDSSLCGVKLEANSQKQYLLTGQVLSDGKVFIHLCNYIEPWEDLSLVQRESLNHHYHLNCICQITTCYTVPCVISAPNECLWTDWLLERKLYGYQAQHYVCMKHVDGTCSWYQGHLSLRKEFVDILQP